In Paraburkholderia youngii, the genomic stretch CCGTACAGTCCTCAGCGCGACACGACGCGCTGGGGCGCGCACCTCGGGTGCGCTATTCATTGAGCCACTATTCGCGAAATGCGAATCGTGGCTTTTTGTTTTTTGGGCGGCGTTTTACCGCGATGCACCATTGCGCTTGCGGAATATTTCGGGGCCGAAATGAATGTAACCGGCTTTCATGCTGGTGTGGCGGGTAGAACGACAGCGACGCCGTGTAAGCCTTGTTCAATGCAGTGAGAAAGCGAAATCGAGCTTCCGTCAGCCGCCTCCGACTATGAAATGTGCGCTTACAAGTGCTAACGTCTTCACGCGATGCGGGCCGCTAAAGTGGGTCTCAAGCGTACGGCGTCTGGTTCGGAAGTGAATCGCACGATCCGGGCAAACACGGACGCTGGCCTGGAATAACACTTTGACGGGAGGTCATTATGAAAACCTTTGGCAAGGCATCGCGCTCGCTGATCGCAACGCTGCTCGCGGGCGGCGCGCTCGTCGCGGCTGGTAGCGCATTCGCGCAAGACCGCGTGATCGTCGAGCACCGCCCGGCGCCGGTCGTGTACGATCAACCGCACATGATGCCGGCGGGGGTATCGGTCAACATCGGCTGGCACGGCGATCGTTATTGGGACGGCCACCGCTACTGGGCGCACGACGACTGGATGCGCCGTCATCCGCGCGACTACGATCCGCACCATCGAGACGGCTATCACGACGATCACCGCCCGCCGCCCCCGCGCTACTAATGCGCACCTGACCGCGCCGCAACAGGCGGCGTGAGTCCACGAAGCCGGTCTTCCCTCCACGGAAAGACCGGCTTCGTCGCATTTGGCCTTGCAAGTCCCACCGGGGGAATGCAGCGTGCTGCGCTATGCTTCGGGACTTTGATCGATGGTAGCGGGGAGTGCGTGTGGACAAGACGACGCAGGACGTGGCGATAGGGGTGGTGGGCACCGGACTGATGGGTGTCGGCATTGCGACGCAGGCCGCGCTGCATGGATACCGGACGATCGTTCACGACGTCGATCCGGCCCGGCTCGCGAGCGTCGCGCCGAAAGCGCAAGCGGTGCTCGACGAGCTGATCGACGCGGGCCGGATCGACGATGCCGCCAAACAGGCGGCGCTCGCGCGCATCGAAACGCATGCGCAGCTCGCCGCGGTCGCGCAAGCGCGCTTCGTGATCGAGGCGATTCCCGAGGTGCTCGAACTCAAGCATCGCCTTTACGCGACACTGACCGGCCTGCTCGCCGACGATGCGATCCTCGCGAGCAACACCAGCGGCTTCCCGCCCGACCAGCTCGCCACCCCGCTGCGTGCGAAGGAACGCTTCGTGATCGCGCATTTCTGGAACCCGCCGCACATGATTCCGCTCGTCGAGGTCGTGCCGGGCACCGAGACCGCGCCCGAAGTCGTGCAGCAAACCGCCGGGCTGATGAGCGCGATCGGCATGGAGCCGGTCGTGCTCGCGAAGGCGATTGCTGGCTTCGTCGGCAATCGGCTGCAGTTCGCGGTGCTGCGCGAGGCCTTACATATCGTGCGTTCGGGGGCGGCAACGCCCGAAGTCGTCGATCGCGTGATGAAGTCTTCGCTCGGACGCCGCTGGGGCATCGTCGGACCGTTCGAAAGCGCGGATATGGGCGGGCTCGACACCTTCGTCGACATCGCGTCGCATCTGATGCCGCAACTCGCGAAGGACGAGGACGTGATCGATCTGCTGCGCGCGCAGGTCGACGCCGGGCGGGTCGGCGTGCGCAGCGGCGCGGGTTTTCATGACTGGGACGAAGCGCGGATCGCGCGGGTCAAGGAGGGGCGCAAGCGCGTGATCGGGCGCGGCTAGTGCTGTATAAGTAGCCGTTCCGGATCTGCTTCTGCGCCGCTTTTTGTGCTGACCATCACACGAGTCTCAAGTCATGTCTCACTACTTCTACGATCCCGCCGCCGGTCACGGCCTGCCGCACGATCCTTTCAAGGCGATCGTCGCGCCACGGCTGATCGGCTGGATTTCGTCGCGCGATGCGCAAGGCGCGCTCAACCTTGCGCCATACAGCTTTTTCGGCGCGTTCGCGACCTTTCCGCCGATCATCGGTTTCAGCAGCGAGGGCCGCAAGGACAGCCTCGCCAACATCGAGGCGACCGGTGAATTCGTGTGGAATCTCGCCACCCGGCCGCTTGCCGAGCAGATGAACCGCTCGTCGGCGCCGGTCACGCCGCACGTCGACGAGTTCGCACTGGCCGGGCTCACGCCCGCGCCGGGCCGCAACGTGGCGGTGCCGCACGTGGCCGAATCGCCCGCTGCGCTCGAATGCAAGCTGCTGCAGATCGTGCGTCTGCATGATGTCGACGGCAAGCCGCTGGACAACTATCTGTCGCTCGGCCAGGTGGTCGGCGTGCATATCGACGAGGCCTATCTGAAGGACGGCCTGTTCGACACGCACGCCGCGCAGCCGATCATGCGCGCGGGCTATCGCGCCGACTATGCGCAGATCGGCGAGATGTTCCAGATGATCCGGCCAACGGCCTGAACGCTCAGGACGTCACGGACGGCGGTTTGCGTGACGGCTGCCCGGACGATTGGGCCGAGGAATCGCCGTTGCCGCTCCCGCCTACGGGCGCATCCACCTCCACTCCGACAACAGAGGCCGCGACCGGCGCGGCCGCCGTGACTTCGGCCGCGGTCGCCGCGGGCACCGGCTGGATCGGACGCGCGCGTGAACTGACGAGCACCGCGCGCGGTTCGTTGTCGTAAATCACGGCCCGCACGCGCGGATAAATGTGCCGCTCCCAGCGACGTCCGCTGAACACGCCGTAGTGGCCGACGCCCGTCTGCACGTAATGCGTCTTCAGGTACGGCCGCAGACGATCGCAGATGTCCTGCGCGGCGAGCGTCTGACCGACCGCGCAGATATCGTCCTTTTCGCCTTCCACGGTCAGCAATGCGGTGCGGCGAATCTTCGACGGCTCGACCAGACGCCCCTCGACTTCGAGCGCGCGCAACGGCAGCGCATGCTGCTGAAAGACCGTGTCGACGGTTTCCAAATAGAAGTCGGCCGTCAGATCCATCGTCGCGAAGTACTCTTCGTAGAACGTGCGAATGGTGTCGGCTTTTTGCGGATCACCCTTGCCGCGCTCGTAGTACATCGTTTCGAACGAGTCGGCGTGGCGGCCAGGATTCATCGCCATGAACGAGGCCAACTGAACGAAGCCCGGATACACGCGACGCTGCGCGCCCGCAAAGCCGAACGGCACCGCGCTGATCAGGTTGCGCTCGAACCACTCGATCGGCCGGCTCCTCGCCAGTTCGTTGACACGGGTCGGATTGATGCGCGTGTCGATCGGGCCGGCCATCAGCGTCATGCTGGCCGGCTGCGCGGGATGGTCGTCGGCGGCCATCAGCGCGACGGCGGCGAGCGCCGCGACGGTCGGTTGGCAGACCGCCAGCAGATGCGTGCCGGACCCGATCGTCGCGGTGAAGTCGATCACGTGGCGCACGAACTCGTCGAAGCCGAAGCGGCCCTCGCCGAGCGGAACGTCGCGCGGATTGTGCCAGTCGGTGATATAGACGTCGTGCTCGGGCAGCATCGTGCGCACGGTTGCGCGCAGCAGCGTCGCGAAGTGTCCCGACATCGGCGCAACCATCAGCACGCGTGGCTGCGGCGTCGACAGCACGGCGTCCTTGCGAAAATGCAGCAGCGAGCAGAACGGCGTGCGCGCGACGACTTCCTCGACCACCGCGACCGGCCCACCTTCGGTGACGACGCTGTCGATGCCGAACGGTGGCCGCGTCGGCGTGAGTCCGCCGAGTATCAGCAGTTCGCAGGTCGCGCGCAGCGAGCGTCCGTGGGGCGTAGCCGCGAATGTCGGCCACGCATCGAGCGAGTGGTTCGCCAGCGCCGCGCCGTGTCGCAGCGGCAGCAGCATGTCGGCGCAGGCCTGATAGGCGGGATAGGCGAACAGATTCATACTTTCACTCGAATGCGCCAGAAAAACAGGAACCCGAATAAAAGCAAGCGGTGCGCCAGGCGCTGGCGCGCGTCGCCCGGTGTGCCGCGGTATGTCGCGGCATGTCTCGCGTGCGTCGGCATATCACTTGCGTACGTAGGCGAAACGGGCCGGCCTTGCCGCGCTTTGGTGCGCGCGCGCACCGCGGCGTGCATGAGTGCAGGCACGCGCGGCGCGATACCCGATCTGGAGGACACACGCATGGGAAATACTACGCTCACGATCAGCAGCAGGAACTATTCGTCGTGGTCGCTGCGCGGCTGGCTGCTGACGAAGTTCAGCGGCTTGCCGTTCGAGGAGCTCGTCGTGCCGATCGACGACCCCGCGACGCGCGCCGAACTACTGCTGCTCTCGCCGTCGATTCTGGTGCCATGCCTCGTGCACGACGGCGTCAAGGTCTGGGATACGCTGGCGATTGCCGAATATCTGAACGAGCTGAAGCCGCAAGCCGCGCTGTTGCCGCATGAGATCCGCGCCCGCGCGCATTGCCGCTCGATCTGCGGCGAGATGCATTCGGGGTTTGCGTCGTTGCGCTCGGCGCTGCCGATGAACCTGAAGGCGCATTTCCCGGGCTTCAAGGTCTGGGCGCGCGCGCAGTCGGATATCGAGCGGATCGTGACGATCTGGCGTGAATGCCTGAAGGAGTACGGCGGTCCGTTCCTGTTCGGCGAGCGGACCGCGGCGGACGCGATGTACGCGCCGGTGGTCACGCGTTTCGTGACCTATGACGTGCAACTCGAGCCGGATATCGTCGAATACGGGCAGCACATCATGGCGCTGCCCGAAATGCGCGAGTGGATCTCGCTAGCGCGGCAGGAGGTCGAGGAGATCGACGAACTGGATGTCGAGTTCTGAGCGCGGCGGGCGCCGTGCGCCGCCGCCCGCAGTAGGCAGATCCGTCAGCCGCGCTCGCCTTCCAGCTTGAACACGCTGACCAGCTGCGCGAGCCGCGCAGCCTGCTCGCGCAATTCGGCCGCGGCGGTTTCCGCATCGACGACGATCGTCGCATTCTGCTGCGTCGCCTCGCCGATCTGCGTGACCGCCCGGTTGACCTGCTCGATGCCGCCCGACTGCTCGCGCGACGCGACGTTGATCTCGCTCATGATCGCGCGAACCTGACCGACCTGAGTGACGATGCCTTGCATCGTCGCGCTCGCTTCTTCGGCAATCCGAAAACCGCTGTCGACGTTCGCGCCCGACGCCGCGATCACCCCCTCGATCTCCTTCACTGCCGCCGCGCTGCGCTGCGCGAGCGCGCGCACTTCCGACGCGACGACCGCAAAGCCCTTGCCGTGCTCGCCCGCGCGCGCCGCTTCGACGGCCGCGTTCAGCGCGAGGATGTTGGTCTGGAAGGCGATGCCCTCGATCACCGTCGTGATCTCGGCGATTTTCTGCGACGAGCGGCCGATCTCGCCCATCGTCGACACCACGCGTTCGACCGCCCGGCCGCCTTCGAGCGCGGCGTCGGCGGCTTGCGTGACGAGCGTGTTCGCTTCGGTCGCGTGATCGGCGTTCTGCTGCACGGTCGACGTGATCTGCTCCATGCTCGCGGCAGTTTCCTCGAGGCTGCTAGCCTGGGTCGCGATGCGCATCGCGATGTTGCCGCTGCCGGCGGCGATTTTCTCGGTACCCGCCGACATGCCGGCCGACGCGTTGCGCACCTGCGCGACGATGCGCGCGAGCCCTTCGCCGATGCCGTCGATCGCCTGCATCAGACGGCCGATCTCGTCGGCGCGCGTGCGGCCGTGTGCCACGCGCACGCTCAGATCGCCCGCGGCGAGGCGCTCGGACGCACGCGCGGCTTCCTCGAGCGGACGGCTGACGAGCCGCCGCACCGCGATGAGGAACACGATCGCGAACAGGCCGACCAGCGCGAGGCCGAGCAGCAGGAACGCGTTGCGGGTGCGCACGACGTCGGCCATCACTTCGTCGCGCGGCGCGACGCCGCCGACGAGCCACTGCCACTCCGGCACCGTGACGAACGACACGAACTTGTCGCCCGCGTCGCTCTCGCCGAGGGTCGCGTCGGCCGAGCGGTAGTCGAGCTCGCCCTGCTTCATGTCGAGCATGCGCTGATACGGTGCATTCGCGTCGTCGGCTTTCTGGCCGGCGGCGGCCGGATGCACGAGCAGCTTGCCGCGCTCCGCGCCGCTCGACGCGTCGAGTACGAAGTAATAGCCGCTCGCGCCGATCTTCAGCGCGCGGATGCCGTCCTGGACCGACTGGATCTCCTTGTCCACGTCGACGCCGACGAACAGCGCGCCGATCACTCGGCCGCTCGCGTCGGTGATCGGCTTGTACTGCGTGATCATGCGCTTGCCGAACAGCGAGGCGAGGCCGGTGTACGTGCGGTTCGCGAGCAGCGGCGCATAGGCGGGCCCCTTGCGGTCGAGCAGCGTGCCGATCGCGCGGGTGCCGTCCTGCTTCTTCAGCGACGTGGTCACGCGCACGAAGTCGTCGCCGCTGCGCGCAAAAATGGTCGCGATCGCGCCGCTGCGCTGGAGGAACTGGTCGGGAATCGTGAAGTCGAGGTTCAGCACCTTGTCGCCGGCTTTGAAAGTCGGCGTCGCGGTGCCGCCGATGTCGACCTTCTGCGTGTCGTCGAGCGAGAAGTCGGTGGGCAGGAAGCTAGCGAATAGCGCCATCGATCGATCGACCTCGGCCGACAGCGCCTTGTCGAACAGCGCGATCATCGCGGCGATCGAGCGGTCTTTGTCGGCGATGCGCGCG encodes the following:
- a CDS encoding 3-hydroxyacyl-CoA dehydrogenase family protein, with the translated sequence MDKTTQDVAIGVVGTGLMGVGIATQAALHGYRTIVHDVDPARLASVAPKAQAVLDELIDAGRIDDAAKQAALARIETHAQLAAVAQARFVIEAIPEVLELKHRLYATLTGLLADDAILASNTSGFPPDQLATPLRAKERFVIAHFWNPPHMIPLVEVVPGTETAPEVVQQTAGLMSAIGMEPVVLAKAIAGFVGNRLQFAVLREALHIVRSGAATPEVVDRVMKSSLGRRWGIVGPFESADMGGLDTFVDIASHLMPQLAKDEDVIDLLRAQVDAGRVGVRSGAGFHDWDEARIARVKEGRKRVIGRG
- a CDS encoding flavin reductase family protein, with translation MSHYFYDPAAGHGLPHDPFKAIVAPRLIGWISSRDAQGALNLAPYSFFGAFATFPPIIGFSSEGRKDSLANIEATGEFVWNLATRPLAEQMNRSSAPVTPHVDEFALAGLTPAPGRNVAVPHVAESPAALECKLLQIVRLHDVDGKPLDNYLSLGQVVGVHIDEAYLKDGLFDTHAAQPIMRAGYRADYAQIGEMFQMIRPTA
- a CDS encoding polyhydroxyalkanoate depolymerase translates to MNLFAYPAYQACADMLLPLRHGAALANHSLDAWPTFAATPHGRSLRATCELLILGGLTPTRPPFGIDSVVTEGGPVAVVEEVVARTPFCSLLHFRKDAVLSTPQPRVLMVAPMSGHFATLLRATVRTMLPEHDVYITDWHNPRDVPLGEGRFGFDEFVRHVIDFTATIGSGTHLLAVCQPTVAALAAVALMAADDHPAQPASMTLMAGPIDTRINPTRVNELARSRPIEWFERNLISAVPFGFAGAQRRVYPGFVQLASFMAMNPGRHADSFETMYYERGKGDPQKADTIRTFYEEYFATMDLTADFYLETVDTVFQQHALPLRALEVEGRLVEPSKIRRTALLTVEGEKDDICAVGQTLAAQDICDRLRPYLKTHYVQTGVGHYGVFSGRRWERHIYPRVRAVIYDNEPRAVLVSSRARPIQPVPAATAAEVTAAAPVAASVVGVEVDAPVGGSGNGDSSAQSSGQPSRKPPSVTS
- a CDS encoding glutathione S-transferase family protein, with the translated sequence MGNTTLTISSRNYSSWSLRGWLLTKFSGLPFEELVVPIDDPATRAELLLLSPSILVPCLVHDGVKVWDTLAIAEYLNELKPQAALLPHEIRARAHCRSICGEMHSGFASLRSALPMNLKAHFPGFKVWARAQSDIERIVTIWRECLKEYGGPFLFGERTAADAMYAPVVTRFVTYDVQLEPDIVEYGQHIMALPEMREWISLARQEVEEIDELDVEF
- a CDS encoding methyl-accepting chemotaxis protein, whose amino-acid sequence is MNSFFSRRASVGARLAVLSCVLVAVILSTFAWALARAAGDQVRDQVLARIADKDRSIAAMIALFDKALSAEVDRSMALFASFLPTDFSLDDTQKVDIGGTATPTFKAGDKVLNLDFTIPDQFLQRSGAIATIFARSGDDFVRVTTSLKKQDGTRAIGTLLDRKGPAYAPLLANRTYTGLASLFGKRMITQYKPITDASGRVIGALFVGVDVDKEIQSVQDGIRALKIGASGYYFVLDASSGAERGKLLVHPAAAGQKADDANAPYQRMLDMKQGELDYRSADATLGESDAGDKFVSFVTVPEWQWLVGGVAPRDEVMADVVRTRNAFLLLGLALVGLFAIVFLIAVRRLVSRPLEEAARASERLAAGDLSVRVAHGRTRADEIGRLMQAIDGIGEGLARIVAQVRNASAGMSAGTEKIAAGSGNIAMRIATQASSLEETAASMEQITSTVQQNADHATEANTLVTQAADAALEGGRAVERVVSTMGEIGRSSQKIAEITTVIEGIAFQTNILALNAAVEAARAGEHGKGFAVVASEVRALAQRSAAAVKEIEGVIAASGANVDSGFRIAEEASATMQGIVTQVGQVRAIMSEINVASREQSGGIEQVNRAVTQIGEATQQNATIVVDAETAAAELREQAARLAQLVSVFKLEGERG